The Pelmatolapia mariae isolate MD_Pm_ZW linkage group LG10_11, Pm_UMD_F_2, whole genome shotgun sequence genome includes a region encoding these proteins:
- the psmc4 gene encoding 26S proteasome regulatory subunit 6B, whose amino-acid sequence MEDLVSVEKSPEDMPAVLSSRPQTGLSFLAPEPEDLEDLYTRYKKLQQELEFLEVQEEYIKDEQKNLKKEFLHAQEEVKRIQSIPLVIGQFLEAVDQNTAIVGSTTGSNYYVRILSTIDRELLKPNASVALHKHSNALVDVLPPEADSSIMMLTSDQKPDVMYADIGGMDIQKQEVREAVELPLTHFELYKQIGIDPPRGVLMYGPPGCGKTMLAKAVAHHTTAAFIRVVGSEFVQKYLGEGPRMVRDVFRLAKENAPAIIFIDEIDAIATKRFDAQTGADREVQRILLELLNQMDGFDQNVNVKVIMATNRADTLDPALLRPGRLDRKIEFPLPDRRQKRLIFSTITSKMNLSEEVDLEDYVARPDKISGADINSICQEAGMLAVRENRYIVLAKDFEKAYKTVIKKDEQEHEFYK is encoded by the exons ATGGAGGATTTGGTGTCTGTTGAGAAGAGTCCG GAAGACATGCCGGCGGTACTGAGCTCCAGACCTCAGACGGGACTCTCCTTCCTGGCACCAGAACCAGAAGATCTGGAGGACCTGTACACCAGATACAAG AAGCTGCAGCAGGAGCTCGAGTTCCTGGAGGTGCAGGAGGAGTACATCAAAGATGAGCAGAAGAATCTGAAGAAGGAGTTCCTGCACGCTCAGGAGGAGGTGAAGAGGATACAGAGCATCCCTCTTGTCATTGGCCAGTTCCTGGAAGCTGTTGACCAGAACACAGCTATTGTTGGTTCCACTACAG GGTCGAACTACTATGTGCGGATCCTGAGCACCATCGACAGAGAGCTGCTGAAGCCCAACGCCTCGGTGGCCTTACACAAGCACAGCAACGCTCTGGTGGACGTGCTCCCCCCAGAAGCCGACAGCAGCATCATGATGCTGACGTCAG ACCAAAAGCCTGACGTGATGTATGCCGACATTGGTGGTATGGACATTCAGAAGCAGGAAGTGAGAGAAGCTGTGGAGCTGCCTCTCACACACTTTGAGCTCTATAAACAG ATTGGCATCGACCCACCCAGAGGCGTCCTTATGTACGGACCTCCAGGCTGCGGTAAGACCATGTTGGCCAAAGCCGTGGCTCACCACACTACAG CGGCGTTCATCCGCGTGGTCGGCTCTGAGTTTGTTCAGAAGTATTTGGGGGAAGGTCCTCGTATGGTGAGGGACGTGTTCCGGCTGGCGAAGGAAAACGCCCCCGCCATCATCTTCATTGACGAGATCGACGCCATCGCAACGAAGCGTTTCGATGCACAGACCGGAG CTGACAGGGAAGTGCAGAGGATCTTACTCGAGCTGCTCAATCAGATGGACGGATTCGACCAGAATGTCAACGTCAAG GTGATCATGGCCACCAACAGAGCCGACACTCTGGACCCGGCTCTGCTCCGTCCGGGTCGTCTGGACAGGAAGATCGAGTTCCCGTTGCCCGACCGCAGGCAGAAGCGTCTCATTTTCTCCACCATCACCAGTAAAATGAACCTGTCGGAGGAGGTCGACCTGGAGGACT ATGTGGCCCGACCAGACAAGATCTCTGGAGCTGACATCAACTCCATCTGCCAGGAG GCCGGCATGTTGGCCGTGCGAGAGAACAGGTACATCGTCCTCGCCAAAGATTTTGAAAAAGCCTACAAAACGGTCATCAAAAAGGACGAGCAGGAGCACGAGTTTTACAAGTAG